From the genome of bacterium, one region includes:
- a CDS encoding SNF2-related protein: protein MTTAYHAKYFAYRLTRQGGFSAERLSRSLFDACVDLNPHQIEAAAFAIRSPLSAGTLLADEVGLGKTIEAGIVLCQYWAESQRKLLVICPASLRKQWGLELEEKFSLPVLILDAKTYRLATAQGNPNPFEANAVVITSIHFASRQCAQLRPREWDLVVIDEAHKLRNSYRPSNKMGQNIRWALENRRKILVTATPLQNSLMEIYGLSTLIDERMFGNPGSFRSQYGNVASDLDALRNRLVPFCKRTLRRQVVEYVRFTERRLLTCPFQPSEQEHGLYKAVSSFLQRDDTYALPTQQRHLTVLIARKLLASSSIAIAKTLEAMKDRLIKLRDGQPPEQESLAEKIIEGEEIGDDLLDEFPETDQEDQEATPPSDDEPIRIDRKKLEAEIQELERYILWAQSIGIDTKTRALLKALDVGFKQLVKMGAARKAVVFTESRRTQEYLTRFLESNGYAGQVCTFNGSNTDPDSRSIYERWLEANRNTGRSSGSRQVDCRTAIIEHFRDQASIMIATEAAAEGINLQFCSMVINYDLPWNPQRIEQRIGRCHRYGQEFDVVVINFLNERNAADQRVYELLDEKLHLFRGLFGASDEVLGAIESGVDFERRILDIYQQCRTPEEIEAAFQELRQQLEETIESKLAATRRTLLEQFDEEVHARLRVNLEGTRQQLDQIGKLFWTLTKFVLSDLATFNDSDLTFNLSRSPVEGTQPGTYHLISKTERNVKSDFLYRLSHPLGQHVIETAKAYPAPLASLTFDISNHPVKISLVEALKGQSGWLHLQRLTIHSFELEEHLLFSALGDDGSALGQEVCEKLFNCHATVGPRRNISPSIRTRLEGEAERHAKSTISLSVENNSRYFNEERERLEQWAEDVVFAAEKDLKDTKNQIKLLNRQSRQSPTLNEQHKLQDKIRQLEKKKRRQRQQIFDTEDEIIDKRDKLISALEKRMAQRTSIESLFTIRWSVK from the coding sequence ATGACCACAGCCTATCACGCCAAGTATTTCGCATATAGATTGACCCGCCAAGGTGGCTTCAGTGCCGAGCGACTCTCTAGGTCACTCTTTGACGCGTGCGTCGATCTGAATCCCCACCAGATAGAGGCCGCCGCATTCGCCATCAGATCGCCATTGTCAGCGGGGACCCTCCTCGCCGATGAAGTAGGGCTCGGCAAGACCATCGAGGCCGGGATAGTCCTTTGCCAATACTGGGCTGAATCTCAACGAAAGCTCCTAGTCATCTGCCCAGCATCGCTACGAAAGCAGTGGGGACTGGAGCTGGAGGAGAAGTTCAGCCTCCCAGTCTTAATCCTGGACGCAAAGACCTATCGCCTCGCAACAGCACAGGGCAATCCCAACCCATTCGAGGCTAACGCAGTAGTGATCACTTCTATACACTTCGCCAGTCGCCAATGCGCCCAGCTGCGTCCCCGAGAATGGGATTTGGTCGTCATCGACGAGGCGCATAAGCTTCGCAATTCATACAGGCCCAGCAACAAGATGGGGCAGAACATACGATGGGCACTCGAGAATCGGCGCAAGATACTGGTCACAGCAACGCCTCTACAAAACTCGCTTATGGAGATTTACGGCTTATCAACCTTGATCGACGAACGTATGTTCGGCAATCCAGGCTCATTCAGAAGCCAATACGGAAACGTTGCCTCCGATCTTGACGCATTGCGCAACAGACTGGTTCCCTTCTGCAAGAGGACACTCCGAAGACAAGTTGTGGAATACGTTCGGTTCACCGAACGACGGCTGCTCACCTGCCCATTTCAACCCTCTGAACAGGAGCACGGACTATACAAGGCCGTCTCAAGTTTCCTCCAGCGAGATGATACCTATGCACTACCGACCCAGCAACGCCACCTGACAGTTCTCATCGCCCGCAAACTCCTCGCCTCATCCTCAATTGCCATCGCCAAGACGCTCGAAGCCATGAAGGATCGATTGATCAAGCTTCGCGACGGCCAACCGCCCGAGCAAGAGAGCCTGGCCGAGAAGATCATCGAAGGCGAGGAAATCGGCGACGATCTCCTCGATGAGTTCCCAGAGACCGACCAGGAGGATCAAGAGGCCACACCGCCCTCGGACGATGAACCCATCAGAATCGACCGCAAGAAGCTAGAGGCCGAAATCCAGGAACTGGAGAGATACATCCTCTGGGCCCAGAGCATAGGAATCGACACCAAGACCCGAGCCCTGCTAAAGGCCCTCGACGTCGGCTTCAAGCAGCTGGTCAAGATGGGTGCAGCCCGCAAAGCCGTGGTCTTCACCGAGTCAAGGCGCACCCAGGAGTATCTCACTCGTTTCCTCGAATCGAACGGGTACGCCGGACAGGTATGCACCTTCAACGGCAGCAACACCGACCCCGACTCCCGAAGTATCTATGAACGTTGGCTCGAGGCCAATCGGAACACCGGAAGGTCAAGCGGCTCACGACAGGTGGACTGCAGAACTGCCATCATTGAACACTTCCGGGACCAGGCCAGCATCATGATCGCAACCGAAGCAGCGGCAGAAGGCATAAACCTCCAGTTCTGCTCTATGGTTATCAACTACGACCTCCCGTGGAACCCCCAGCGCATTGAGCAACGCATCGGCCGATGCCACCGCTACGGACAGGAGTTCGACGTCGTTGTCATCAACTTCCTAAACGAACGAAATGCTGCCGATCAACGCGTCTACGAGCTGCTCGACGAGAAGCTCCACCTTTTTCGAGGCCTGTTCGGCGCATCCGACGAGGTCCTGGGCGCGATTGAATCCGGCGTGGACTTTGAGCGTCGCATCCTGGACATATACCAGCAATGCCGCACCCCCGAGGAGATCGAAGCCGCTTTCCAAGAGCTCCGTCAGCAGCTCGAGGAGACAATCGAGAGCAAGCTCGCCGCAACCCGGCGCACACTCCTGGAGCAATTTGATGAGGAAGTTCACGCGCGCCTCCGTGTTAATCTGGAGGGCACCCGGCAACAGCTGGACCAGATAGGCAAGCTGTTCTGGACGCTCACCAAATTCGTCCTGTCCGACCTCGCAACCTTCAACGATAGCGACCTCACCTTCAACCTGTCCCGATCCCCTGTGGAAGGCACGCAGCCGGGCACGTATCATCTCATCTCTAAGACCGAGCGAAACGTCAAAAGCGACTTCCTTTATCGACTCTCACATCCCCTCGGCCAGCACGTTATCGAGACCGCAAAAGCCTATCCGGCGCCGTTGGCTTCCCTCACATTCGACATCTCTAATCACCCAGTCAAGATCTCCCTCGTTGAAGCCTTGAAGGGGCAGTCCGGCTGGCTCCACCTCCAGCGACTCACCATTCATTCCTTCGAGCTTGAGGAGCATCTTCTCTTTTCAGCCTTGGGTGACGATGGCAGCGCACTCGGCCAAGAAGTCTGCGAGAAGCTCTTCAATTGCCACGCCACTGTCGGCCCCCGAAGGAACATCTCACCCAGTATAAGGACCCGACTCGAAGGAGAGGCGGAGCGACATGCCAAGTCTACCATCAGCCTATCCGTGGAGAACAACAGCCGATATTTCAACGAGGAACGTGAGCGTCTCGAGCAATGGGCTGAAGACGTTGTGTTTGCGGCTGAGAAGGATCTCAAGGACACGAAGAATC
- a CDS encoding O-antigen ligase family protein, with translation MKDDLRGGRIKRRKKPARSLSMLAGQNILLLMLLAVPLAFTPLTLDRYSQIKWAILQLLVPFLLAAALVFRRTIREVFFTGPMMVPALVFVACGFVSVLFAQNRPWAARSAVNLLYMLALMLACKTLVQTGLDLRKVLVAIIIASTLVALLGIIQYYGLFGQRRIPDSYGELQTPSTIGHNNFAAAFIIMAIPATLAVLASASRAWVTVAYSVSLSVQLYYLIITASRGAWTGCFVGSFFWAVWAFVLPALSRSKGPRRSRKAIVVVLPLVCAVVALIIASPSTRSLVIDKAASMINFNDKPIQFRLLTWRSTISMIAERPLGVGLANYEMRYPEYRSPEEHRITGRFKKVQHAHNEYLQTTAELGVYGTVAFLFLIVSFFRAGASAARNAQARRDKLMLQAVLVGQLAMLVHSIFSFPAHLPVTLMMFWVYCGLVAAPIRLETGAAIASKNPHRRSAPALLIAALVLAILQLSASELISEYHQSRGILLKNKAEYEQAAAQFQKAAEFCNSNFLNHYLASVCLRNMGKLDDAIDESLKSLKYNPNDRHSIFNLGALYSYKGRTDEAIGLWKRVLSLDPDYAQAYFNMGAVYEHLGKPALALSAYKNALGIAPGMKGACHNLVVMLERMARFSEARDALVHCLENVQDLQLQLDLARVYTTLGETGNAQRTLIDARRLFGEDERIEALLRSLENEH, from the coding sequence GTGAAAGACGACTTGCGAGGCGGGCGGATTAAGCGCCGAAAGAAGCCGGCTCGCAGTCTCTCTATGCTCGCCGGGCAGAACATCCTGCTCCTAATGCTATTGGCTGTCCCACTGGCGTTCACGCCTCTTACCTTAGACAGGTATAGCCAGATCAAGTGGGCCATCCTCCAACTCCTGGTGCCGTTTCTCCTGGCGGCGGCGCTTGTTTTCAGAAGGACTATAAGGGAGGTTTTTTTCACAGGACCCATGATGGTTCCCGCGCTCGTGTTTGTGGCCTGTGGCTTCGTCTCGGTCCTGTTCGCACAGAACAGGCCCTGGGCCGCGCGGAGCGCCGTCAATCTGCTCTACATGTTGGCGCTCATGCTCGCCTGCAAGACGCTGGTGCAGACGGGGCTTGATCTCCGCAAGGTTCTCGTGGCCATTATCATCGCCAGCACCCTGGTGGCCCTGCTTGGCATCATCCAGTATTATGGGCTTTTCGGCCAGAGACGTATCCCCGATTCGTATGGCGAGCTGCAAACACCTTCCACCATCGGCCACAACAACTTCGCGGCAGCATTCATCATAATGGCCATCCCGGCGACGCTTGCGGTCTTGGCCTCGGCAAGCCGGGCATGGGTAACTGTTGCATACTCGGTGAGCCTGTCCGTTCAGCTTTATTACCTCATAATAACCGCAAGCAGGGGCGCCTGGACCGGCTGCTTCGTGGGTTCGTTTTTCTGGGCGGTCTGGGCGTTCGTTCTCCCAGCGCTCAGTCGCTCCAAAGGCCCGAGGCGGTCGCGAAAGGCGATCGTCGTCGTGCTGCCGTTGGTCTGTGCCGTCGTGGCGCTAATCATCGCAAGTCCCTCAACAAGGTCGCTCGTCATCGACAAGGCCGCCTCGATGATCAACTTCAACGACAAGCCCATACAGTTCCGGCTGCTGACCTGGAGGTCAACCATATCGATGATCGCGGAGCGGCCCTTGGGAGTGGGGCTAGCCAATTATGAGATGCGCTACCCGGAATACCGCTCTCCGGAAGAACACCGAATAACGGGCCGGTTCAAGAAGGTTCAACACGCACACAACGAGTACCTCCAGACCACGGCGGAGCTTGGTGTTTATGGCACAGTTGCCTTCCTATTTCTCATTGTATCGTTCTTCAGGGCGGGCGCGAGCGCAGCAAGAAATGCCCAGGCTCGCAGAGATAAACTCATGCTTCAGGCCGTCTTAGTTGGGCAGCTGGCCATGCTCGTCCACTCAATCTTCAGCTTCCCAGCTCATCTTCCAGTAACGCTCATGATGTTCTGGGTCTATTGCGGACTTGTGGCTGCGCCGATACGTCTCGAAACTGGAGCAGCGATCGCCAGCAAGAACCCCCACCGCCGCTCCGCACCAGCGCTACTGATCGCGGCCCTCGTGCTCGCAATCCTTCAACTCTCCGCCTCCGAACTCATCTCAGAATATCATCAATCCAGAGGCATCTTGCTTAAGAACAAGGCCGAATACGAGCAGGCGGCGGCCCAGTTTCAGAAGGCGGCCGAGTTCTGCAACTCCAACTTCCTGAACCACTACCTCGCCTCGGTATGCCTCCGCAACATGGGCAAACTCGACGATGCCATCGACGAGAGCCTGAAGAGCCTCAAGTACAACCCTAACGACCGCCATTCGATCTTCAACCTCGGGGCGCTTTACTCCTACAAGGGCAGGACGGACGAGGCGATCGGGCTTTGGAAACGTGTTCTTTCTCTCGATCCTGACTATGCTCAAGCTTACTTCAATATGGGAGCTGTTTACGAACACTTGGGCAAGCCCGCTCTCGCGCTGAGCGCCTACAAGAACGCGCTCGGGATAGCCCCTGGGATGAAGGGTGCCTGCCACAATTTGGTCGTCATGCTCGAGAGGATGGCCAGGTTTTCAGAGGCTAGGGATGCCCTTGTGCACTGCCTCGAGAACGTTCAGGACCTTCAGCTGCAGCTCGACCTTGCACGAGTCTATACGACGCTGGGTGAGACCGGGAATGCCCAGCGCACGCTCATCGACGCGAGGCGCCTCTTCGGCGAAGACGAGCGCATCGAGGCACTGCTTCGCAGCTTGGAGAATGAACATTAG
- a CDS encoding redox-sensing transcriptional repressor Rex has product MKRIKAHGQSARERGKSVGHGVSSLTLFRASLYVRHLADLEAEGRETISSRELAGKFSISAALVRKDLGLFGAFGKAGVGYYVKGLREALLQKLGLKRTWNVAIVGAGRLGIALSRHKGLAESAFRVAAIVDKYPEATAAKRDSGLEVFHVDDLPRLVNERCIELGIIAVPASSAQDAADTIAQAGIKAILNFAPTHIDVPQGIFVHNVDFTIYLENLAYYANQAYYRDGHPCDLGDKDWLGHQE; this is encoded by the coding sequence GTGAAAAGGATCAAGGCGCACGGCCAAAGCGCGCGGGAGCGAGGCAAATCTGTCGGCCACGGTGTCTCATCTCTTACGCTCTTTAGGGCTTCCCTCTATGTCAGGCATTTGGCAGACTTGGAAGCCGAGGGTAGGGAAACCATCTCTTCGAGGGAGCTTGCCGGCAAGTTCTCGATCAGCGCTGCGCTCGTGCGCAAGGACCTGGGGCTATTTGGCGCATTTGGCAAAGCCGGGGTTGGGTACTATGTCAAGGGGCTGAGAGAAGCTCTGCTTCAGAAGCTTGGGCTGAAGAGAACGTGGAACGTGGCCATCGTGGGCGCCGGGAGACTAGGTATCGCCCTGTCGAGGCATAAGGGTCTTGCCGAAAGCGCGTTCCGAGTGGCTGCCATTGTTGACAAATATCCTGAAGCCACGGCAGCGAAGCGAGATTCTGGACTTGAGGTATTCCATGTCGATGATCTGCCTCGATTAGTCAACGAAAGATGCATAGAACTTGGGATAATCGCTGTGCCCGCGTCGAGCGCACAGGATGCGGCCGACACGATCGCGCAGGCGGGCATAAAAGCGATATTGAACTTCGCACCCACTCATATCGATGTTCCCCAAGGCATCTTCGTGCATAATGTGGATTTCACTATCTACCTCGAGAATCTCGCCTACTACGCAAACCAGGCCTATTATCGCGACGGCCACCCTTGCGACCTAGGTGATAAGGATTGGCTCGGACATCAAGAGTGA
- a CDS encoding NAD(P)H-hydrate dehydratase, with product MEVVTAAEMQALDRDAIEVLGIPGPVLMENAGRSVVEHLKRRFGDISTRQVVVLCGKGNNGGDGFVVSRWLNGMGVPTRTIVLANLDDIKGDARLNLEILRRIGVSVDFAPGLASFRKFTDTLFSCDIIVDAMLGTGLTRGASGIFGEVIEMVNSMPGYVVSVDMPSGLSSDTPQLLGSVVRAATTVTFGLPKVGQLLYPGAEFVGELVVADIGIPPETVAKSNVKTYRMDADELDLGIFLRKPDTHKGTFGHVLIVGGSTGKTGAVALAAEAAMRAGAGLCTAAIPASLSAIMEVKTTEAMTIPVAEGKAGGISPAATDQILQAIERLRITAIAVGPGLGTAPETVEFVCQLLPRIEAVPIVLDADGINALAGKADLLKGLDAPVIVTPHPKELSRLSGRAMSDILKDRLGAARESARSLGVFLLLKGARSIVAAPDGTAFINMTGNPGMASGGTGDVLTGLVAAFAGQGAPPLEAAKLGAYLHGLAGDVAVESLGEASLVASDILDFLPEAIDRVVG from the coding sequence ATGGAAGTCGTAACAGCCGCCGAGATGCAAGCGCTCGACCGTGATGCGATCGAGGTTTTGGGTATCCCGGGGCCGGTCCTGATGGAGAACGCCGGCAGGAGCGTCGTTGAGCACCTGAAGCGCCGTTTCGGGGACATTAGCACGAGGCAGGTCGTCGTCCTTTGCGGGAAGGGCAACAACGGGGGTGACGGCTTCGTTGTGAGCCGCTGGCTCAATGGGATGGGCGTCCCGACTAGGACCATCGTTCTGGCGAATCTGGACGATATCAAGGGCGACGCGAGGCTGAACCTCGAGATACTTCGTCGCATCGGTGTCTCGGTTGATTTTGCCCCTGGTCTGGCGAGTTTCCGGAAGTTCACTGATACTCTTTTCTCCTGCGATATTATTGTGGATGCGATGCTGGGGACTGGGCTTACGCGTGGCGCTTCTGGCATCTTTGGTGAGGTCATCGAGATGGTCAACAGCATGCCGGGCTACGTGGTCTCGGTCGATATGCCTTCAGGGCTCTCGTCCGACACTCCGCAACTGCTGGGGAGCGTGGTCAGGGCGGCCACCACCGTAACCTTCGGGCTGCCCAAGGTCGGCCAGCTGCTCTATCCGGGCGCCGAGTTTGTCGGCGAGCTTGTCGTCGCAGACATCGGCATCCCGCCCGAGACCGTCGCCAAGAGCAACGTTAAGACCTATCGCATGGACGCGGATGAGCTCGACCTGGGCATATTCTTGCGCAAGCCAGATACACACAAGGGAACGTTTGGACACGTCCTGATCGTTGGCGGCTCGACCGGCAAGACCGGAGCGGTTGCGCTCGCAGCTGAGGCCGCGATGAGGGCCGGGGCCGGGCTTTGCACGGCCGCTATTCCCGCCTCGTTGAGCGCGATTATGGAGGTGAAGACCACCGAGGCAATGACAATTCCGGTGGCAGAGGGGAAGGCTGGCGGTATCTCTCCTGCCGCTACCGATCAGATACTACAAGCAATCGAGAGGCTCAGAATCACCGCTATCGCTGTCGGCCCGGGACTTGGGACAGCGCCCGAGACGGTTGAGTTCGTCTGTCAGCTGCTCCCGAGGATAGAAGCCGTCCCGATAGTTCTCGACGCAGACGGCATCAACGCTCTGGCCGGGAAGGCCGATCTGCTGAAAGGGCTAGATGCGCCCGTCATTGTAACGCCTCATCCGAAGGAGCTCTCGCGGCTCAGCGGAAGGGCCATGTCGGACATTCTGAAGGACCGCTTGGGGGCTGCTCGCGAGTCTGCACGCTCTTTGGGCGTGTTTCTGTTGCTCAAGGGAGCGAGAAGCATCGTTGCGGCTCCCGATGGGACTGCATTCATCAACATGACAGGCAATCCGGGCATGGCGAGCGGCGGGACGGGGGATGTTCTGACGGGGCTTGTCGCGGCCTTCGCCGGGCAGGGTGCCCCACCGCTCGAGGCTGCCAAGCTTGGCGCCTATCTTCACGGACTAGCCGGCGACGTGGCTGTCGAGTCTCTTGGCGAGGCGAGCCTGGTGGCTTCTGACATTCTCGATTTCTTGCCTGAGGCAATCGACCGAGTTGTTGGCTAG
- a CDS encoding sodium-dependent transporter gives MADTRERWKSRTGFLLASIGSAIGLGNIWRFNYVCYKNGGGAFLIPYLTALVVAGISLLLLEYAVGHRTRGSAPVAYKQVGKGWEWVGWMTINIAMFGILIYYAVVLAWCANFLTYSYSLKWGADPDKFFMSEFLNITKGPWELGSIQWHIVIALAVVWALNWFITFKGVQRGIEIACKVFMPLLLVLTVILVIRGVTLPGAMTGIKWYLTPDFGKLGEFQVWRDAFCQVFFSIGVGFGIMIAYASYLPKRANLTGNAAITALTNSGFSLFMAFAVFGTLGYMATATGKPASEVVTSGPTLAFVVFPKAISLMPFAPHLFAVLFFTCLLVAGLSSSISIVEGFGSGLMDKFGISRKSAVTLLCGIGFLGGLIYCTGAGLYWLDIVDHFVMHYGAVPLAIVECIVFGWLIRGTVKGKTARGAQFLRMHINRVSDRKIGAWWVWVVRIVIPAILFCFTIVGVIDIFQKGYGGYTSGQLVGIGLGSVVLFFVLALVLTFRSWHRERHAGWEDDEE, from the coding sequence TTGGCGGATACACGAGAGAGATGGAAGAGTAGAACGGGTTTTCTGCTGGCGTCGATCGGCTCGGCAATCGGTCTGGGCAACATCTGGCGGTTCAACTACGTCTGCTACAAGAACGGTGGTGGGGCGTTTCTCATCCCATATCTGACGGCGCTCGTGGTCGCAGGTATTTCGCTTCTTCTGCTCGAGTATGCGGTCGGCCATAGGACGCGCGGCTCGGCGCCTGTCGCCTACAAGCAAGTCGGCAAGGGCTGGGAGTGGGTCGGCTGGATGACCATCAACATCGCGATGTTCGGCATTCTCATTTACTACGCCGTCGTTCTGGCCTGGTGCGCCAACTTCCTCACCTACTCCTACTCCTTAAAGTGGGGCGCTGACCCGGACAAGTTCTTTATGTCAGAGTTCCTCAACATCACCAAGGGCCCCTGGGAATTGGGCTCCATCCAGTGGCACATAGTTATAGCGCTTGCGGTCGTATGGGCCCTGAACTGGTTCATCACTTTCAAGGGCGTGCAACGAGGCATCGAGATAGCCTGCAAGGTCTTCATGCCGCTTCTACTCGTGCTGACCGTGATCTTGGTCATTCGAGGCGTTACACTGCCCGGAGCGATGACTGGGATCAAGTGGTATTTGACTCCGGATTTCGGCAAGCTTGGTGAGTTTCAGGTTTGGCGGGACGCATTCTGCCAGGTGTTCTTCTCGATTGGTGTGGGCTTCGGGATCATGATCGCCTACGCGAGCTATCTACCCAAGAGGGCTAACCTCACTGGCAACGCAGCGATAACTGCTTTGACGAACAGCGGCTTCTCGCTCTTTATGGCGTTTGCAGTTTTCGGGACGCTCGGCTACATGGCCACTGCCACCGGCAAGCCCGCCAGCGAGGTGGTTACCTCGGGTCCCACACTTGCGTTCGTGGTCTTTCCAAAGGCGATCAGCCTGATGCCCTTTGCGCCTCATCTGTTCGCCGTTCTGTTCTTCACGTGCCTTTTGGTTGCGGGGCTATCCTCCTCAATCTCTATCGTCGAAGGCTTTGGCTCCGGGCTGATGGATAAGTTCGGCATCTCCCGGAAGTCGGCCGTAACACTTCTTTGCGGAATCGGTTTCTTGGGCGGACTGATCTATTGCACCGGGGCTGGGCTTTACTGGTTGGACATCGTCGATCATTTCGTCATGCACTATGGCGCTGTTCCGTTGGCGATTGTGGAGTGCATAGTGTTTGGCTGGCTGATACGGGGCACAGTAAAGGGGAAAACTGCTCGAGGCGCACAATTCCTAAGGATGCACATCAACCGGGTCTCGGACCGCAAGATAGGGGCATGGTGGGTCTGGGTGGTGAGAATCGTCATACCGGCCATACTCTTCTGTTTCACGATCGTGGGCGTGATCGATATTTTCCAAAAGGGCTACGGGGGCTACACAAGCGGCCAGCTTGTCGGCATCGGTCTTGGTTCGGTGGTCCTATTCTTCGTCTTGGCGCTGGTCCTCACCTTCAGGTCTTGGCACAGGGAAAGGCACGCCGGCTGGGAGGACGACGAGGAGTAG
- a CDS encoding slipin family protein, translating into MAFLLIILILVVLYVLSCIKILSEYERGVIFRLGRLLDRPKGPGLFFLFKPIDRMVRVDLRLVAMDVPPQDVITKDNISITVNAVVYFRVMEPSNAIVKVEDYQYATSQLAQTTLRSVLGQADLDTLLSDRTRINTDLQTILDADTDPWGIKVAKVEIKHVDLPTEMKRAIARQAEAERERRAKVINAEGEYQAAARLADAATIIGKHPMALQMRYLQTLTEVAAENNSTIVFPIPIDLFKPFIKFAELLKEQGEAKSE; encoded by the coding sequence ATGGCTTTCTTGCTGATCATCCTAATTCTGGTTGTCCTTTATGTTCTCAGCTGTATCAAGATACTCAGCGAGTATGAGCGAGGCGTCATCTTTCGATTGGGACGTCTTCTGGACAGGCCCAAGGGCCCGGGGCTCTTTTTCCTGTTCAAGCCGATCGACAGGATGGTGAGGGTCGATCTGAGGCTCGTGGCTATGGATGTCCCGCCGCAGGACGTCATCACAAAAGACAACATCTCCATAACCGTAAACGCCGTCGTCTATTTCAGGGTCATGGAACCAAGCAATGCCATCGTGAAGGTCGAGGACTATCAATACGCGACGTCGCAGCTTGCCCAGACCACGTTGAGGAGCGTTCTTGGGCAAGCGGACCTCGACACCCTTCTATCTGATAGAACCAGGATCAACACCGACCTTCAGACGATTCTCGATGCCGACACCGACCCCTGGGGCATCAAGGTGGCCAAGGTTGAGATCAAGCACGTCGATCTGCCAACCGAGATGAAGCGCGCCATAGCAAGGCAGGCCGAGGCGGAGCGAGAGAGAAGGGCCAAGGTCATCAATGCGGAGGGCGAATACCAGGCGGCCGCGAGGCTCGCTGATGCCGCAACCATAATAGGCAAGCATCCCATGGCGCTTCAAATGCGCTACTTGCAGACGCTGACCGAGGTGGCGGCTGAGAACAACTCGACGATCGTATTCCCGATCCCGATCGACCTGTTCAAGCCGTTCATCAAGTTTGCGGAGTTACTGAAAGAGCAGGGCGAGGCTAAGAGCGAATAG
- a CDS encoding retropepsin-like aspartic protease, whose protein sequence is MRFPASIPLVARNVKIVGPKGFLKIDMIVDTGAVFTAVSWSDLKAIGYDPATVPDRQEIITANGVIEVPKLCVARIALGDVEASEVEVICHDIPELAGIRGLLGLSFLRHFRNVIDYREGYFEFS, encoded by the coding sequence ATGCGCTTTCCAGCTAGTATCCCTCTGGTCGCGAGGAATGTTAAGATCGTCGGACCTAAAGGCTTTCTGAAGATCGACATGATCGTTGATACCGGTGCCGTGTTTACTGCCGTTTCTTGGTCTGACCTCAAGGCCATCGGCTATGATCCAGCGACAGTGCCCGACCGTCAGGAGATCATTACGGCCAACGGCGTCATCGAGGTTCCGAAGTTGTGCGTTGCGAGGATAGCTCTGGGAGATGTGGAAGCGAGCGAGGTGGAAGTCATCTGCCATGACATACCTGAATTGGCGGGGATTCGAGGGCTTCTGGGCCTGAGTTTTCTGAGGCACTTCAGAAACGTGATTGACTACCGCGAGGGTTATTTCGAGTTCTCGTGA